A single window of Desulfovibrio inopinatus DSM 10711 DNA harbors:
- a CDS encoding DMT family transporter yields the protein MKSNALRADILLFITAAIWGVAFVAQRVGMDNVGPFTFNGVRFALGGLVLLPLALKRSNLPPLPHTLEKKRISLWLASILAGVFLFGGASLQQVGLLYTTAGKAGFITGLYVVLVPIGAFIFSKAKPGPGAVAGAGLAALGLYFLSMNESFSLAFGDLLELMCAVLFAGHVLIIGRLAPMVDPLRLAVGQYMVCALLNLLVAGCVEPLASQDILAAAIPIAYGGIMSVGIAYTLQVVAQQHAKESHAAIILSLESVFAALAGAIILHESLGLRELLGCSLMFAGFLVSQLWIKRNEAQT from the coding sequence ATGAAATCGAACGCACTTCGTGCTGACATCCTGCTTTTCATCACCGCTGCTATATGGGGAGTCGCGTTTGTTGCTCAACGCGTTGGAATGGATAACGTCGGCCCGTTTACATTTAACGGTGTCCGCTTCGCGTTAGGCGGCCTTGTCCTCCTCCCTCTGGCCCTCAAACGTTCGAATCTCCCTCCTCTGCCCCATACTTTGGAAAAAAAACGTATTTCCTTATGGCTGGCCAGCATACTTGCCGGAGTGTTTCTGTTTGGCGGGGCATCGCTGCAACAGGTCGGGTTATTGTATACAACGGCTGGTAAAGCCGGTTTTATTACCGGTCTTTATGTCGTTCTTGTCCCGATAGGCGCGTTTATCTTCAGCAAAGCCAAGCCCGGCCCCGGAGCTGTCGCTGGCGCAGGGTTGGCTGCCCTCGGTCTCTATTTTCTCAGTATGAATGAATCGTTCTCCCTCGCTTTTGGGGATCTGCTTGAACTCATGTGTGCCGTTCTTTTTGCCGGCCATGTGCTGATCATCGGCCGACTGGCTCCCATGGTCGATCCACTCCGACTGGCTGTAGGCCAATACATGGTCTGTGCCCTGCTGAACCTGCTTGTTGCGGGATGTGTTGAACCTTTGGCTTCGCAAGACATTCTTGCCGCAGCAATTCCCATTGCGTATGGCGGCATCATGTCGGTCGGGATCGCGTACACTCTCCAGGTCGTTGCCCAACAGCACGCCAAAGAAAGCCATGCTGCCATTATTTTGAGCCTGGAGTCTGTTTTTGCTGCGCTCGCTGGTGCAATTATTCTCCATGAATCGCTTGGTCTTCGAGAACTTCTTGGCTGTAGCCTCATGTTCGCCGGCTTTCTTGTGTCTCAACTATGGATCAAACGTAACGAAGCCCAAACATGA
- a CDS encoding M16 family metallopeptidase → MKRFFLHLIGVLAMLQVLSPLGESIALAAPDQIPDDVHVTVLENGMTVVVMEDDRFPLAAVRLFVHTGSAFETPKQAGISHLLEHMVFKPTNTRNGGDAAQEIERVGGDVNAATSFDYTVFIADVPDAHVKLPLEVFKDMIFSAKFDPKELEREKQVVLSELARGEDNPSNRLFKTLQSEVFSGTTYGWPIIGFKDSVSAITPEDLRQYIREHYQPQSMLLAVCGRIKAENVVATAQEVFGDLKNTHVQTPPPHIAAESLPVGPKVVVEAGKWNKVYLHAVFPIPGMNTANEAGLELLAQLLGGDRTSKLYRMFKYDKRLVDSISMSSLTLERAGLLYIDATLDEANLETFWKDLIAELSSLSADSFTQEEIDRGKLNIEDSLFTAKETLGGLTMKLGYFRFFGYGPNGEANYLTNLANVDRAELEKLITTYVRPSALFVSALVPAKDGADTASLTQSMEDTVRQAIPQKQQSVTHVQKDTAHKEIVDLGQGRRVIFLPDPTLPYAAVSLVYNGGDALLDEKTQGLADLAARALTRGTSTRSATEIEDLLSDRASAIWASNGRDSFAVTAKYPARFGSEVLDQFKATVLHPAFVDKEVLLSIQNQLASIRSQNDQPMGLAFRQLFPFLFASGHYSYYRQGIPDEVKAYTPAQLVSFWEKQRSMPWALAVCGQFDQDEILTLARELAAAQENVTPFAFTAPQWSNNHEKKLTLQDRNQTHILKIYPVPGSESPDTPALKLLKTALAGQGGILFRELRDKQGLGYTVTAMLWQAKEGGFLAFYIGTSPEKATQAMAGFDDVVQFVMQNDLPAEEIERAKNLLLGDYYRNHQSLRSRSEEAARLVGRGFDVDRNQKVIEEAEKLTPVDVRNAAKRFFDENQPYIMQIVP, encoded by the coding sequence GTGAAACGATTTTTTCTGCACCTGATCGGGGTTCTTGCTATGCTGCAAGTACTTAGTCCCTTGGGGGAGAGTATCGCCCTGGCCGCTCCCGATCAAATACCTGATGATGTTCATGTTACTGTTCTTGAAAATGGTATGACCGTGGTTGTCATGGAAGACGATCGCTTCCCGCTGGCTGCTGTACGATTATTTGTTCACACGGGATCGGCGTTTGAAACGCCGAAACAGGCTGGTATCAGCCATTTGCTCGAACATATGGTGTTCAAACCGACGAATACCCGTAACGGCGGCGATGCTGCCCAAGAAATCGAGCGTGTTGGCGGTGACGTGAATGCGGCAACGAGTTTCGATTACACCGTGTTTATTGCCGACGTCCCTGATGCACATGTGAAATTGCCGTTGGAAGTCTTCAAGGACATGATTTTCTCAGCGAAGTTCGACCCCAAAGAACTTGAGCGAGAAAAACAAGTGGTGCTGTCCGAGCTTGCTCGGGGGGAAGACAATCCGTCCAACCGTCTTTTTAAGACGTTGCAATCGGAAGTTTTTTCCGGGACAACTTACGGATGGCCTATCATCGGCTTCAAAGATTCGGTTTCCGCCATCACTCCCGAAGATTTGCGCCAATATATTCGGGAGCATTACCAACCGCAGTCTATGCTTCTTGCCGTTTGCGGTCGTATCAAGGCTGAGAATGTCGTTGCCACTGCGCAAGAGGTGTTCGGTGATCTGAAAAATACGCATGTGCAGACTCCTCCACCACATATCGCCGCGGAAAGCTTGCCTGTCGGCCCTAAGGTTGTTGTGGAGGCAGGTAAATGGAACAAAGTCTATCTGCATGCGGTGTTTCCCATCCCGGGAATGAACACCGCCAATGAAGCCGGATTGGAGCTGCTGGCCCAACTGCTTGGTGGAGACCGTACATCCAAGCTGTATCGTATGTTCAAATATGACAAACGTCTTGTGGATTCGATTTCCATGTCATCGTTGACGTTGGAGCGCGCAGGGTTGCTCTATATTGATGCAACCTTGGATGAAGCCAACCTTGAGACGTTTTGGAAAGATCTTATTGCAGAATTATCTTCTTTGTCGGCCGACAGCTTCACCCAGGAAGAAATTGATCGGGGTAAGCTCAATATTGAAGATTCCTTATTTACGGCCAAAGAAACACTGGGTGGACTGACGATGAAGCTCGGCTATTTCCGTTTTTTTGGCTATGGGCCGAATGGAGAAGCCAACTACCTGACCAATTTGGCGAATGTCGATCGGGCTGAGCTGGAAAAGCTGATTACGACGTATGTTCGTCCCAGTGCGCTTTTTGTTTCGGCTCTGGTTCCGGCAAAGGATGGAGCCGACACGGCGAGTTTGACGCAGTCTATGGAAGATACGGTTCGTCAAGCCATTCCTCAAAAACAACAGAGTGTAACACATGTTCAAAAGGATACGGCGCACAAGGAAATCGTGGACTTAGGGCAGGGGCGTCGCGTCATCTTTTTGCCCGATCCCACCTTGCCGTATGCGGCTGTCTCCCTGGTGTACAATGGTGGAGATGCTTTACTGGATGAAAAAACACAGGGACTTGCCGACCTTGCTGCACGTGCTTTGACGCGGGGGACATCTACCCGGTCGGCAACAGAGATTGAGGACTTATTATCGGATCGTGCTTCAGCCATTTGGGCGTCCAACGGTCGTGATTCGTTTGCCGTGACAGCGAAATATCCGGCTCGCTTTGGGTCGGAGGTCTTGGATCAGTTCAAAGCAACGGTGTTGCATCCAGCCTTTGTCGATAAGGAAGTTCTATTATCCATTCAGAATCAGCTCGCTTCCATTCGGTCGCAAAATGACCAGCCCATGGGGTTGGCATTTCGACAGCTCTTTCCATTTCTCTTCGCATCCGGACATTACAGTTACTACCGGCAAGGCATACCGGACGAAGTAAAAGCATATACGCCGGCGCAGTTGGTTTCTTTTTGGGAAAAACAGCGGAGTATGCCGTGGGCGTTGGCCGTATGCGGTCAATTTGATCAGGATGAAATATTGACATTAGCTCGTGAGTTGGCCGCGGCCCAAGAGAATGTTACGCCGTTTGCTTTTACGGCTCCTCAGTGGAGCAACAATCATGAGAAAAAACTGACGCTTCAGGATCGGAATCAGACGCATATCCTGAAAATTTATCCTGTTCCAGGCAGTGAAAGTCCGGATACCCCGGCTTTGAAACTGTTGAAAACCGCTTTGGCTGGGCAGGGGGGGATTTTGTTCCGTGAGCTTCGAGACAAACAAGGACTTGGCTACACGGTAACGGCGATGTTGTGGCAGGCCAAAGAGGGTGGGTTCCTCGCGTTCTATATTGGGACTTCACCGGAGAAAGCGACACAGGCCATGGCCGGGTTTGACGACGTTGTCCAATTCGTCATGCAGAATGACCTGCCTGCCGAAGAAATTGAACGCGCCAAGAATCTTCTCCTCGGAGATTACTACCGCAATCACCAAAGTCTGCGGAGTCGCAGTGAAGAAGCCGCACGATTGGTGGGGCGCGGGTTCGATGTTGACAGGAATCAGAAGGTCATTGAAGAAGCCGAGAAACTGACGCCGGTCGATGTCCGCAATGCGGCGAAACGTTTCTTCGATGAAAATCAGCCTTATATCATGCAGATTGTGCCATAG
- a CDS encoding argininosuccinate synthase — protein MSDINKVVLAYSGGLDTSVILKWIAKTYNCEVITLTADLGQEEELDGLDEKATRTGASKVYIDDLREEFAKDFIFPMLRAAAIYEGRYMLGTSIARPLIAKRLVDIARAEGAQAVAHGATGKGNDQVRFELSTMALAPDLATIAPWREWDFKSRTDLINFAKENGIPVPVTKEKPYSMDRNLLHLSFEGSELEDPWSEPKAGCHLLCVPVEDAPNTPEIIEIEFEAGDPVAVNGERLSPASLIKKLNTLGGKHGVGRLDMVENRFVGMKSRGVYETPGGAIIHAAHRDLEGLTLDRETLHLRDSLIPKYASMIYNGYWFSPERESLQAFIDATQKRVTGTVRVKLYKGNAIPLGRKSPYSLYDEKLSTFEADDVYNQADAAGFIRLNGLRLRGYKSGK, from the coding sequence ATGAGCGATATCAATAAAGTAGTTCTGGCCTATTCCGGTGGCTTGGACACTTCGGTCATCCTGAAGTGGATTGCCAAAACATATAATTGCGAGGTCATTACGCTGACAGCTGACCTCGGACAAGAAGAAGAACTGGATGGCCTTGACGAAAAAGCCACCCGTACCGGAGCTTCGAAAGTTTATATAGACGATTTGCGCGAAGAGTTCGCCAAAGATTTTATTTTCCCCATGCTGCGGGCTGCGGCAATTTATGAAGGGCGCTACATGCTCGGCACCTCTATTGCCCGGCCGCTTATCGCCAAACGCCTTGTCGATATCGCTCGTGCAGAAGGCGCTCAGGCCGTTGCGCATGGCGCGACAGGCAAAGGCAACGACCAAGTCCGTTTCGAGTTGAGCACGATGGCGTTGGCTCCGGATCTTGCTACCATTGCGCCGTGGCGCGAGTGGGATTTCAAGTCGCGCACGGACTTGATCAATTTTGCCAAAGAAAACGGTATTCCCGTTCCTGTGACGAAAGAGAAGCCGTACAGCATGGACCGCAATCTGTTGCATTTGAGCTTTGAAGGCAGCGAATTGGAAGACCCTTGGAGTGAACCCAAAGCAGGATGTCACTTGTTGTGTGTTCCTGTGGAAGATGCTCCGAATACCCCGGAAATTATTGAAATCGAATTTGAAGCTGGTGATCCTGTTGCCGTCAATGGTGAACGCTTGAGCCCGGCCAGCCTTATCAAAAAACTGAACACGCTGGGCGGCAAGCATGGTGTGGGACGTCTCGACATGGTCGAAAACCGGTTTGTCGGCATGAAGTCGCGCGGAGTGTATGAGACTCCAGGCGGTGCTATCATTCATGCTGCTCACCGTGATTTGGAAGGCTTGACGCTGGATCGAGAAACCTTGCACTTGCGTGATAGCCTCATTCCCAAGTACGCCTCGATGATATACAATGGGTACTGGTTCTCGCCTGAGCGTGAATCACTGCAAGCGTTTATTGACGCGACCCAGAAACGTGTGACCGGAACAGTGCGCGTCAAGCTCTACAAAGGCAATGCTATTCCGCTTGGTCGTAAATCGCCGTATTCGCTGTATGATGAAAAATTGAGCACGTTTGAAGCCGATGATGTCTATAATCAGGCTGATGCTGCTGGATTTATCCGGCTCAATGGTCTGCGACTTCGCGGATATAAGAGCGGCAAATAA
- a CDS encoding amino acid ABC transporter ATP-binding protein, translating into MSKPNYIITIENVCKYFDTVAALKDVSLNIDSGEKVVIIGPSGSGKSTLLRSINRLEDISSGKIVVDGFDLDNPANDINKIRMELGMVFQSFNLFPHKTVLQNLTLAPMKLKKMPRATAEEMAYKLLDKVGIREKADVYPTMLSGGQQQRVAIARALAMSPKIMLFDEPTSALDPEMIGEVLDVMVTLAREGMTMVVVTHEMGFAREVADRIVFMDGGQILEIATPEEFYTAPKNPRTQKFLEQIL; encoded by the coding sequence ATGTCAAAGCCTAATTATATTATTACCATTGAAAATGTCTGTAAGTATTTCGATACCGTCGCGGCGTTGAAAGACGTGAGTCTCAATATCGACAGTGGGGAAAAAGTTGTCATTATTGGGCCGAGTGGTTCGGGAAAAAGTACGCTGTTGCGCTCAATCAACCGCCTTGAAGACATTTCTTCAGGAAAAATTGTTGTTGATGGCTTTGACCTCGATAACCCGGCGAATGATATCAATAAAATTCGCATGGAACTCGGCATGGTTTTTCAAAGTTTCAACCTGTTTCCCCATAAAACCGTGCTGCAGAATTTGACCTTGGCTCCGATGAAGCTCAAAAAGATGCCGCGCGCCACTGCCGAAGAAATGGCCTACAAGCTCCTCGATAAGGTTGGCATTCGCGAGAAGGCTGATGTCTATCCGACCATGCTTTCCGGTGGACAGCAGCAGCGCGTTGCCATTGCGCGGGCGTTGGCGATGAGTCCGAAGATTATGCTGTTCGACGAACCGACATCGGCTCTAGACCCGGAAATGATCGGGGAAGTGCTTGATGTTATGGTGACGCTTGCCCGTGAGGGCATGACGATGGTCGTTGTAACGCATGAAATGGGCTTTGCCCGCGAAGTTGCTGACCGCATTGTATTTATGGATGGTGGGCAAATCCTGGAAATTGCCACGCCGGAAGAATTTTATACGGCACCCAAAAATCCGCGTACGCAGAAGTTTCTTGAACAGATTCTGTAA
- the argF gene encoding ornithine carbamoyltransferase, producing the protein MLKHFLTVQDIPYSQAFGVLARAEEMKKVDYRSDLLAGKTIVLIFEKASTRTRISFDVAIRHLGGQTIFMTPAESQLGRDEPIKDATRVLSRYVDGLVVRTFAHSNLEEMRLYSDIPVVNALSDSFHPCQIMSDILTMKEHGPGLDKTRVAWVGDGNNVAQSLINAAIYFPFELFLSFPEGYNPDTNVIDLALKSGAKIYMTHDPVEGVEDADFVYTDVWASMGQEAEQKKRERIFAPYQVTEELLKHAKPECKVLHCLPAHRGEEVSEEVLEGERSIVWDQAENRLHMQKAILEWVFGNVDYSIYPVPARINPIGHLGPHVAF; encoded by the coding sequence ATGCTGAAACATTTTCTCACCGTGCAGGATATTCCGTATTCGCAGGCCTTCGGCGTGCTCGCCCGTGCCGAAGAAATGAAGAAGGTCGATTATAGAAGCGACCTCCTTGCCGGGAAAACAATTGTACTCATCTTCGAGAAAGCCTCGACCAGGACACGGATATCCTTTGATGTGGCGATACGCCATCTGGGCGGACAAACTATTTTCATGACGCCAGCCGAGTCGCAACTTGGTCGTGATGAGCCGATTAAAGATGCCACCCGCGTCTTGTCGCGGTATGTCGATGGTTTGGTCGTGCGGACGTTTGCCCATTCCAATTTGGAAGAAATGCGCCTGTATTCGGACATTCCTGTTGTCAATGCGTTGTCCGACAGCTTTCATCCATGCCAGATTATGAGCGATATTCTGACAATGAAAGAGCATGGTCCGGGACTGGATAAAACGCGTGTTGCCTGGGTGGGGGATGGTAATAATGTTGCTCAGTCACTCATCAATGCGGCAATATATTTCCCATTTGAACTGTTTCTGTCCTTCCCAGAAGGTTACAATCCCGATACGAATGTTATCGACCTTGCTTTAAAAAGCGGGGCTAAGATTTACATGACACATGATCCGGTCGAAGGGGTGGAAGACGCCGATTTCGTCTACACCGACGTGTGGGCATCCATGGGACAGGAAGCTGAGCAAAAGAAACGTGAACGTATTTTTGCGCCGTATCAGGTGACCGAAGAACTGCTCAAACATGCCAAGCCTGAGTGCAAGGTGCTGCATTGCCTGCCAGCCCACCGTGGCGAGGAAGTCAGTGAAGAGGTGCTTGAAGGAGAACGGTCCATCGTTTGGGATCAAGCCGAAAATCGTTTACACATGCAAAAGGCTATTTTGGAATGGGTGTTTGGCAACGTCGATTACAGTATCTATCCCGTACCGGCACGCATTAACCCCATTGGTCATCTTGGACCGCATGTGGCGTTTTAG
- a CDS encoding amino acid ABC transporter permease: protein MSEENAPIEYHDGPAIPKKGDKGLVSAWRISFVGAIAILIYLVVTKPDPYADLLMFLPDGILVTFKVTIYSMVLALCFGFIAGLGRISRNYWINLIASTYVEVVRGVPLLVQLFYLYYAMGQFLRVDGIPAAVIAMSVCYGAYMAEIFRAGIKSINKGQTEAARSLGFNRTQTMMYVILPQAWRIILPPIGNEFIMLLKDSSLISILGIADLLRRGREFASTTFLYFDTYTMVALVYLLITLVLSKLVSTMEERLSRHVKA from the coding sequence ATGTCTGAGGAAAATGCCCCCATTGAATATCATGATGGCCCCGCCATTCCCAAAAAGGGAGACAAGGGACTCGTTTCTGCCTGGAGAATTTCCTTTGTTGGCGCCATAGCCATTCTTATCTACCTCGTCGTTACCAAGCCTGACCCGTACGCCGATCTGCTCATGTTTTTACCGGACGGCATTCTCGTTACCTTCAAAGTTACGATCTATTCTATGGTCTTGGCGTTGTGTTTCGGGTTTATTGCCGGGCTTGGTCGCATTTCACGAAATTATTGGATTAACCTCATTGCTTCAACGTATGTTGAAGTGGTGCGCGGGGTTCCGCTGCTTGTTCAGCTGTTCTACCTGTATTACGCCATGGGCCAGTTCTTGCGGGTCGACGGCATTCCAGCTGCCGTTATTGCCATGAGTGTCTGCTATGGGGCCTATATGGCGGAAATTTTTCGTGCAGGCATTAAGTCCATCAACAAGGGACAAACTGAGGCTGCCCGATCGTTGGGTTTTAACCGAACCCAAACGATGATGTACGTCATTTTACCACAGGCTTGGCGTATTATTTTGCCGCCCATCGGTAACGAATTCATCATGCTGCTCAAAGACTCGTCACTCATCTCAATTTTGGGGATTGCCGACTTGTTGCGCCGCGGCCGTGAATTCGCCTCCACGACCTTTTTGTATTTTGATACGTACACCATGGTGGCGTTGGTGTATTTGCTTATCACGCTGGTGTTGTCCAAGCTCGTCAGCACGATGGAAGAGAGGCTGAGCCGTCATGTCAAAGCCTAA
- a CDS encoding basic amino acid ABC transporter substrate-binding protein, whose translation MLKKLLFSFVFLALLSQPAFARVITFATDATWPPMEFVDANKQIVGFAIDYMTEAGKLAGFEPKFEAVAWDGIFAGLGTGKYDAICSSVSITEERKKAMDFSVPYFKVRQALVVPVEVAKDVHGLEDMKGKTLGAQISTTGHFAVKNAEGIKDKSYDEVGLAFEDMYNGRIDGVVCDDPVAANYALQTEKYKDKFVIAAVIETGDIEYYGVAVKKGDTEVLDLINKGIKAVQEKGIDKKLIEKWIGK comes from the coding sequence ATGTTGAAGAAATTACTCTTCTCGTTTGTCTTTCTTGCTCTATTGTCTCAGCCGGCATTCGCCCGTGTTATCACCTTTGCCACGGATGCCACCTGGCCTCCGATGGAATTTGTCGATGCCAATAAACAGATCGTCGGCTTTGCCATTGATTACATGACCGAAGCCGGTAAGCTCGCCGGGTTTGAACCTAAATTTGAAGCTGTTGCGTGGGACGGTATTTTCGCTGGTTTGGGTACTGGCAAATACGATGCCATTTGCTCTTCTGTTTCCATTACGGAAGAACGCAAAAAAGCCATGGACTTCTCTGTTCCCTACTTTAAAGTTCGCCAGGCGTTGGTTGTGCCTGTAGAGGTTGCCAAGGACGTTCACGGGCTTGAAGACATGAAGGGCAAAACCTTGGGCGCGCAGATTTCCACTACCGGACATTTTGCCGTCAAAAATGCCGAAGGCATCAAAGACAAATCCTACGATGAAGTCGGTCTCGCATTCGAAGATATGTACAATGGCCGTATCGACGGCGTTGTGTGCGACGATCCAGTTGCCGCCAACTATGCACTGCAGACCGAAAAATATAAAGATAAGTTCGTCATTGCCGCTGTTATCGAAACTGGTGATATTGAATACTATGGTGTCGCGGTGAAAAAAGGCGACACGGAAGTGCTCGATCTTATCAACAAGGGTATCAAAGCCGTCCAAGAAAAGGGCATCGACAAGAAGCTCATTGAAAAATGGATCGGCAAATAA
- a CDS encoding cyclic peptide export ABC transporter translates to MDIKTSGLYRLIVKQDKPTWARIVFTAVAAGLLQGGIVVIINTAATTIGDTGLNLRALLMFFLVLGAYALASHYAASRTIRLTESALFATTVRIAEKLRSTRLIAFERLGKTRIYTTLHTNTDIILETSKGLAHVAAGCVMIVFCGVYAALLSPLALGVVALFYLFGILVYTINLRSIQSRLRETEHRERRFKHFFQYIIEGFKELRITSAMTKDIFDNHIRPAASTALEERIQVENQLSSNTVFVQSFYYLLVASMIFLLPRISSISQVNVIKIAAIVLFSYGSVTRIVQSIPLILKAEKAVASLTDLEEALDNAQVQEASARPGRFTTRPSEDRHIRLENVTFSYPSHIENEPGHFALGPIALDITPGEMLFIVGGNGTGKTTLLKLIAGLYEPSQGELFLGKTSITDTNRADYRNLFSIVFPDFYLFDRFYGQERLDDERIHQALASMGLTEHVTWSDGRFGELELSAGQRKRLAIACAIVREAPILLFDEVAADLDPVFRQFFYEQFLPDAQKSGKTIIAVSHDDAYFHVADRVVKLDAGRIVQHRGRQS, encoded by the coding sequence ATGGACATCAAGACATCTGGCCTCTATCGTCTTATCGTCAAACAGGATAAACCAACCTGGGCACGTATTGTTTTTACGGCTGTTGCCGCCGGCTTACTCCAAGGCGGCATTGTGGTCATCATCAATACCGCGGCAACGACCATCGGTGATACCGGACTCAACCTGCGCGCGCTTCTCATGTTTTTTCTCGTGTTAGGAGCCTACGCCCTCGCGAGTCATTATGCTGCCTCGCGAACAATTCGCCTCACGGAATCGGCCCTGTTTGCCACAACGGTAAGAATCGCGGAAAAACTCAGAAGCACGCGCCTTATCGCCTTTGAACGCCTGGGCAAAACACGCATCTATACGACACTCCACACCAATACAGACATTATACTGGAGACTTCAAAAGGCCTCGCCCATGTCGCGGCTGGCTGCGTCATGATCGTGTTTTGCGGCGTGTATGCCGCGTTGCTCTCTCCACTGGCGCTTGGCGTAGTGGCACTATTCTATCTCTTCGGCATTCTGGTCTACACCATCAATCTCAGAAGCATCCAATCACGACTTCGTGAAACCGAACACCGGGAACGTCGTTTCAAACATTTCTTTCAATATATTATCGAAGGATTCAAAGAACTGCGCATCACAAGCGCCATGACAAAGGACATCTTCGACAACCACATCCGCCCTGCCGCATCAACAGCCCTGGAAGAACGCATTCAGGTAGAGAACCAACTGAGCAGCAATACGGTCTTTGTCCAATCCTTCTACTATCTGCTCGTCGCCTCCATGATATTCCTTCTGCCGCGTATCAGTTCCATAAGTCAGGTGAATGTCATCAAAATCGCCGCCATTGTCCTGTTTTCCTATGGTTCGGTGACGCGCATTGTGCAGTCCATTCCGCTCATCCTTAAAGCCGAGAAGGCCGTTGCCTCTCTGACCGACCTGGAAGAGGCTCTGGACAATGCGCAGGTACAAGAAGCATCGGCTCGGCCTGGCCGATTTACCACACGCCCTTCGGAAGATCGGCATATCCGCTTGGAGAATGTGACATTCAGTTATCCATCTCATATTGAGAACGAGCCCGGCCATTTCGCTCTCGGCCCCATCGCGTTGGACATCACTCCGGGAGAAATGCTCTTTATTGTGGGGGGAAATGGAACAGGAAAAACAACGCTCCTGAAACTCATTGCCGGACTCTATGAGCCGAGTCAGGGCGAACTCTTCCTAGGAAAAACCAGCATTACAGACACCAACCGAGCCGATTATCGTAACTTGTTTTCCATAGTTTTTCCGGATTTCTACCTCTTTGACCGTTTTTATGGACAAGAGAGACTGGATGACGAACGCATTCATCAGGCGCTTGCATCCATGGGATTAACGGAGCATGTCACGTGGAGTGATGGCCGCTTCGGGGAGCTGGAACTCTCGGCAGGACAACGGAAACGACTTGCCATTGCCTGCGCTATCGTGCGTGAGGCCCCAATTCTGCTCTTCGATGAAGTTGCGGCCGATCTTGATCCCGTATTCCGTCAATTTTTCTATGAACAATTTTTGCCCGATGCGCAAAAATCAGGGAAGACCATTATCGCCGTCTCACATGACGACGCCTATTTCCACGTGGCCGACCGCGTGGTCAAACTCGATGCCGGGCGCATCGTCCAACACCGGGGAAGACAATCATGA
- a CDS encoding prohibitin family protein has product MNPLTFFRQHKIISISFVFVMLFLFVYLSPLMFVYIYPGQAGVYFNALAQEPLADDIYREGLYMIAPWNKMYVYTVTKQKRTLQVDALTNNGLYVSMSVSAIFHPQPEGLKELVRHIGPNFTDNILVPVIYSATRQVIGKYLPEALYTSARTELQRDILAEAKKELDGQPFAFEDLVIEKLELPKAINAAIEDKLKRQQEALSYQYLLQLASDEAKRRRIEAEGIKQYQEIVGSNLSPNLLRWLEIKAMSDVSRSDNSKVVVIGSPENMPLVLDAGGGK; this is encoded by the coding sequence ATGAATCCATTGACTTTCTTTCGTCAGCACAAAATCATCAGTATTTCATTTGTGTTCGTCATGCTGTTCCTGTTTGTCTACCTTTCACCGTTGATGTTCGTGTATATCTATCCGGGCCAAGCCGGCGTCTATTTTAATGCTTTGGCTCAAGAGCCGCTGGCCGACGACATTTATCGCGAAGGGCTCTACATGATTGCCCCGTGGAATAAGATGTATGTCTACACGGTGACCAAACAGAAGCGAACATTGCAAGTCGACGCGCTGACCAATAACGGCTTGTACGTCAGTATGAGCGTCTCCGCTATTTTTCATCCGCAGCCTGAAGGGTTGAAGGAGTTGGTTCGTCATATTGGTCCCAATTTTACGGACAATATTTTGGTGCCTGTCATTTATTCGGCAACACGCCAAGTGATAGGCAAATATCTCCCTGAAGCCCTCTACACGTCAGCACGCACAGAACTCCAGCGCGATATTCTGGCCGAAGCCAAGAAAGAACTGGACGGGCAACCGTTTGCCTTTGAAGACTTGGTTATTGAAAAACTTGAGCTTCCCAAAGCCATTAACGCCGCCATAGAAGACAAACTCAAGCGACAGCAAGAAGCCTTGTCCTATCAGTATTTGCTTCAACTCGCCTCGGATGAGGCCAAACGCCGGCGCATTGAGGCCGAGGGCATCAAGCAATATCAAGAGATTGTCGGCAGCAACCTGAGCCCGAACTTGCTCCGCTGGCTGGAAATCAAAGCCATGTCCGACGTGTCGCGCTCCGACAACAGCAAAGTGGTTGTCATCGGTAGTCCGGAAAACATGCCTCTGGTTCTCGATGCGGGTGGAGGGAAATGA